In Longimicrobium sp., the genomic window AACTTCGCGGCGCTGTTCGTGGTGGGGACCGCGGTGGCCAAGACCGTGGGCAAGGGGATGATCGACGTGGACGTGGTCACCCCCAGCGTGATCCTGGGGGGCCTCCTGGGCGCGATCGTCTGGAACCTGATCACCTGGTGGTTCGGCCTCCCCAGCAGCTCGAGCCACGCGCTCCTGGGCGGCTACGCGGGGGCGGCGGTGGCCAAGGCGGGGTGGGCGGCGATCATCCCCAGCGGGTGGACCAAGACCATCCTGTTCATCTTCCTCTCCCCGATCATCGGGATGATCCTGGGGTTCGGCCTGATGGTGGCGGTCTACTGGATCTTCCAGCGCACCTCGCCGACGCGGGTGGACCGCGTCTTCCGCGTGGCGCAGCTCGCCAGCTCGGCGCTGTTCTCGATGTCGCACGGCGGCAACGACGCGCAGAAGACCATGGGGATCATCGTGGGGCTGCTGGTGTCGACCAACCACCTGCCGAACGCGGACCACATCCCGCTGTGGGTGGAGCTGGGCGCCTACACCATGATCGCGCTGGGGACGCTCTTCGGCGGGTGGCGCATCGTGCACACCATGGGCACGCGCATCACGCGGCTGCGCCCGGTGGGCGGCTTCTGCGCGGAGACGGGCGGGGCGCTCAGCATCCTGCTGGCGACCAGGTTCGGCATCCCCGTCTCCACCACGCACACCATCACCGGCTCCATCGTGGGGGTGGGAGCCACGCGGCGCTGGTCGGCGGTGCGCTGGGGGGTGGCGGGGCGGATCGTGTGGGCGTGGGTCCTCACCATCCCCGCCGCGTTCTCCATCTCCGCGCTCTGCTACCTGGTGCTGGGGAACCTGGTGGCGCGGTAGGGCGGAACTCCCGAAGGACGGGATCGGGCGAGAATGACGAAGGGCAGGCGGAGATTCGGTCTCCCCTGCCCTTCCCTCGTTCAGGAAATGCGGGTAAACCCGCGGCTGGAACTACGGAAAGCCTCGCAAACCCCCGCGAGGCTTCAACAGCCAGATCGCAACGAAAGCCAGAAGCACACCCGCTACCGCAGGCTCGGCTGGAAGCCCGGCGCGTCGCGGTCGGGGCAGACGAAGAGCTGCTCGTCGGCGGGCGGCGCGGCGGCGAGGAAGGCGGCCAGGGGGCGGCCCTCGAGCGCGCGGCAGAGCGCGGGGCCGGCGCCCTCGATGCGCGCCGGGAGGCCGGCGTGGCGGGTGGCGCGCAGGAGCGCCTCCAGCAGCGGCTCGGCCGTGGGCTCCACCTCGCGCACGGCCGAGGCGTCCAGCACCAGGGGCCGCCCGCCCCCGCACAGCATCCCCAGCAGCACCACGGCGGGGGTGTCCACCACCGGCGGCAGCGGCAGCGGCGAAACCTCTTCGGCACGCTCATCCGCGGCGGCGCGGGGCTCGTCGATCGGCATCGGTCTTCCTCCTCGAAGTCTCGGTCTCGGGTCGCGGGAGGAAGATGGCGAGCGCAGGTGTCGGCGCGGCCCGCGGA contains:
- a CDS encoding inorganic phosphate transporter, translating into MDTYVVLIIAVAFAFDFVNGFHDSANSIATVVGTRVLSPFKAVLWAATFNFAALFVVGTAVAKTVGKGMIDVDVVTPSVILGGLLGAIVWNLITWWFGLPSSSSHALLGGYAGAAVAKAGWAAIIPSGWTKTILFIFLSPIIGMILGFGLMVAVYWIFQRTSPTRVDRVFRVAQLASSALFSMSHGGNDAQKTMGIIVGLLVSTNHLPNADHIPLWVELGAYTMIALGTLFGGWRIVHTMGTRITRLRPVGGFCAETGGALSILLATRFGIPVSTTHTITGSIVGVGATRRWSAVRWGVAGRIVWAWVLTIPAAFSISALCYLVLGNLVAR